In one window of Gemmatimonadota bacterium DNA:
- the smpB gene encoding SsrA-binding protein SmpB, producing MARYASESGRKVVARNRKARHEFQILETFEAGIELKGPEVKSLRAGNVSFQDAHARVQRGELWLHSLHISPYEQANRFNVDPVRARRLLLHRHEIRRLVGKIKEKGLTIVPLEIYFARGYAKVGLALARGKKLYDKREDLKRSQQDLEARRAMQSR from the coding sequence ATGGCCCGCTATGCCTCCGAGTCGGGGAGAAAGGTTGTCGCACGGAATCGAAAGGCTCGGCACGAGTTCCAGATCCTCGAGACGTTCGAGGCGGGTATCGAGCTGAAGGGTCCCGAAGTGAAGTCCCTGCGAGCCGGAAACGTCTCGTTCCAGGATGCCCACGCGCGTGTGCAACGCGGGGAGTTATGGCTGCACAGCTTGCACATCAGCCCATACGAACAGGCGAACCGATTCAACGTAGACCCCGTGCGCGCCCGGCGACTCCTCTTACACCGTCATGAGATCCGGCGTCTCGTCGGCAAGATCAAGGAGAAGGGGCTGACGATCGTTCCGCTGGAGATCTACTTTGCACGAGGCTACGCCAAGGTCGGCCTGGCGCTCGCCCGCGGAAAGAAGCTGTACGACAAGCGCGAGGACCTGAAGCGGAGCCAGCAAGACTTGGAGGCGAGGCGCGCGATGCAGTCTCGATGA
- a CDS encoding N-acetylmuramoyl-L-alanine amidase → MKRDVAGRIGLAVVTLLATVAAGPLAGQGVPELRIERAEGAVDVRTLDLEMGFAAVRLTLFEELGWAVAEVEGAIAMLGPHGVAISLTIGSPFFTWDDDVLQLADIPYHDAGETLVPVQLLADFLPKRLPELYSFDGPTLTLQAAQPEDWLGTTVVQLRPGAEAPGAGRYEGPRVVVVDAGHGGGDPGALGLRGVPEKSVALGIARAIAHLLEREPDFEVYLTRDDDTFVPIWDRGDLATAWKGDRPGVFISIHANSLPTRPSARGFETYFLAEARNDHERRVSAIENAPLSAGGQAVDPDAEPDLGFILRELKALDHQHWSSMLAEMVQTEMAKFHPGPNRGVKQGVLAVLTNALMPSVLVEVGYLSNEDEGPLLGQPTFQNEAARSIARAVVRFFERYPPGSGTGGPGDGV, encoded by the coding sequence ATGAAGCGAGACGTGGCGGGACGGATTGGGCTTGCCGTCGTGACGCTTCTTGCCACGGTTGCGGCGGGTCCGCTCGCGGGTCAGGGGGTCCCTGAGCTGAGGATCGAGCGTGCCGAAGGTGCGGTGGACGTGCGTACACTCGATCTCGAAATGGGCTTCGCCGCGGTCCGCCTCACGCTCTTCGAGGAACTCGGTTGGGCCGTGGCGGAGGTCGAAGGGGCGATCGCGATGCTGGGACCCCACGGGGTCGCGATCTCACTCACGATCGGGTCCCCCTTCTTCACCTGGGACGACGATGTGCTTCAGCTCGCGGACATTCCGTATCACGACGCCGGAGAGACCCTGGTTCCGGTCCAGTTGCTCGCGGATTTCCTACCCAAGCGCTTGCCTGAGCTGTACTCCTTCGACGGGCCCACTCTGACGCTGCAGGCCGCACAGCCCGAGGATTGGCTTGGCACAACCGTGGTGCAGTTGCGTCCGGGCGCCGAGGCGCCGGGTGCGGGACGCTACGAGGGTCCGCGGGTCGTGGTGGTCGATGCCGGGCACGGCGGGGGTGATCCAGGAGCTCTCGGCCTGAGAGGAGTCCCGGAAAAGAGCGTCGCTCTGGGTATCGCGCGGGCGATCGCCCACCTGCTCGAGCGTGAGCCCGACTTCGAAGTGTATCTCACGAGGGACGACGACACGTTCGTGCCGATCTGGGACCGCGGTGATCTCGCGACCGCATGGAAAGGGGACCGCCCTGGGGTCTTCATTTCGATCCACGCGAACTCGTTACCCACCCGCCCCTCAGCGCGCGGATTCGAGACGTATTTCTTGGCCGAAGCGAGAAACGATCACGAGCGTAGGGTCTCGGCGATCGAGAATGCGCCTCTGAGCGCCGGGGGACAGGCTGTTGACCCGGATGCGGAGCCCGACCTTGGATTCATCCTGCGTGAGCTGAAGGCTCTCGATCATCAGCACTGGTCGTCGATGCTCGCCGAGATGGTCCAGACGGAGATGGCCAAGTTCCACCCGGGCCCGAACCGTGGCGTGAAGCAGGGCGTGCTCGCGGTGCTCACCAACGCACTGATGCCCTCTGTGCTCGTCGAGGTCGGCTACCTGTCGAACGAGGACGAGGGGCCGCTGCTCGGCCAACCCACTTTCCAGAACGAAGCCGCGAGATCGATCGCCCGCGCGGTCGTCAGGTTCTTCGAGCGGTACCCTCCAGGCAGCGGGACCGGAGGACCGGGAGACGGCGTGTGA
- a CDS encoding dihydroorotate dehydrogenase, whose translation MRLETELFGVRFQNPVLLAAGTCGFGQELSEVVDLESLGGLVTKSVTVEPRVGNAAPRVAEFGGGMLNSIGLTNPGLALTKREKLPWLRSNVRNAQVLVSLAGHTVEEYFELIEGLDGEDGFLGFEVNLSCPNDAKRGGPPFALDVTAVAEILAGCRVRTQRPLLAKLAPNDPDLAGTARVATDSGADGLTLVNTLPGLLLRSDTGEPELGAGTGGVSGPALRPVGLRAVQEARKATDLPLLGVGGVLAAEDAVAYARAGASLVQIGTATFAAPRAAEMVVAGLASWGRRHRVGAWTDLMTESPNRESAWQT comes from the coding sequence ATGAGGTTGGAGACCGAGCTGTTCGGCGTCCGGTTCCAAAATCCGGTGCTTCTGGCGGCAGGCACGTGCGGTTTCGGTCAAGAGTTGAGTGAGGTCGTCGATCTCGAATCGCTGGGCGGCTTGGTGACCAAGTCAGTGACGGTGGAGCCGCGCGTCGGGAACGCGGCGCCCCGGGTGGCCGAGTTCGGCGGGGGGATGCTCAACTCCATCGGCCTCACGAATCCGGGCCTCGCGCTTACCAAGCGTGAAAAGCTGCCCTGGCTACGAAGCAACGTGCGCAACGCTCAGGTGCTCGTGAGCCTCGCTGGTCATACGGTCGAGGAGTACTTCGAGCTGATCGAGGGCCTCGACGGCGAAGACGGCTTTCTCGGCTTCGAGGTGAACCTGTCGTGCCCCAACGACGCCAAACGAGGTGGCCCGCCCTTTGCGCTCGACGTCACCGCCGTCGCCGAGATCCTCGCGGGGTGTCGGGTGCGAACCCAGCGGCCGCTTCTCGCCAAGTTGGCCCCCAACGACCCGGATTTGGCCGGGACCGCGCGCGTCGCCACCGACTCGGGTGCCGATGGTCTTACGCTCGTGAACACTCTCCCAGGTCTCCTGCTACGTAGTGATACGGGCGAGCCCGAGTTGGGAGCGGGGACGGGGGGAGTGAGCGGTCCCGCGCTCAGACCGGTCGGCTTGAGGGCGGTGCAAGAGGCTCGGAAGGCGACGGACCTGCCTCTCCTAGGCGTCGGCGGAGTGCTGGCTGCGGAGGACGCGGTCGCCTATGCCCGTGCGGGGGCCTCGCTCGTTCAGATCGGGACCGCCACGTTTGCTGCGCCCCGCGCGGCAGAGATGGTCGTGGCCGGCCTCGCGAGCTGGGGACGCCGGCACCGAGTCGGCGCGTGGACCGACCTGAT